TCCACGGACAGCTCGCCGCCCATGGCGTCCACCAGCTCCCGCGCCCGCGCCAGGCGCCGGTGCGTGGTGCCCACGCGCAGGGGGGACAGCACCACCGAGCGCACCTCTCGCTCGGACAGGGCCACGCCCGGCATCACCACCTGGAAGCGCGGTCCCACGTCCCCGAAGTCGTCCGGGGGCTCCACCACCACCCGCACTGTGCGGGCCTCGGGGGTCGCCGTGTCCGCCGCGTGGGCGATGAGCAGCAGGAAGACCTGCTCCAGCCGGCGCCGGCTGACCCGGGCCATCACCGGGTCCTCGGGCAGCTCCAGCGCGACCTCCACCCCGTGCAGCCGCCGCGTCGCCCCCAGCAGCCCCAGGGCGTCGCGCGCGGACTGCGCCACGTTCACCTGGAAGACGTCCGGGAGATCCACGGACTCCAGCCCGCCAGACGGTGCCATCCCGCCCCCTGGTGACCCGTTCGCCTCGAGCGCTGCGCTCATTCGCGTCTCCCCACCCTTGCCCTGGAGCAGAAACCATAACGGCCGTCTCTGACAGGCGTCCATTGCACGGCCGTCGGACAGTGTTCGTTTCTCG
Above is a window of Corallococcus soli DNA encoding:
- a CDS encoding ATP-binding protein; this encodes MAPSGGLESVDLPDVFQVNVAQSARDALGLLGATRRLHGVEVALELPEDPVMARVSRRRLEQVFLLLIAHAADTATPEARTVRVVVEPPDDFGDVGPRFQVVMPGVALSEREVRSVVLSPLRVGTTHRRLARARELVDAMGGELSVERLEAGTGVVIQLPAPGLASF